A single Apostichopus japonicus isolate 1M-3 chromosome 11, ASM3797524v1, whole genome shotgun sequence DNA region contains:
- the LOC139975862 gene encoding neurotrypsin-like: protein MHNCVHWEDAGVECLTEYGRVRLADGSVPTEGRVEIFYNNEWGTICDDHWQREDAEVICRQLGYSDVDEFYDHSYFGEGYGPIMQQMNCDGDEAHWQQCPYFGWNTPYCRHYEDVGVRCLSGIEGVVRLINGYSINSGRVEVYHLGEWGICDDYWSYEDAAVICRQLGYSGVDTYFNGVRFGQGSGPILGNISCNGTEWYWQGCYFDNWATSSCSHSQDAVLTCFTLEYPIEGSLRLENGFSVYSGRIEIYHYGEWGTVCDDDWEEDDAQVACRQLGYPTVDSYGGSANYGEGSGPIMLDDVRCDGSEYMLTQCRHNGWYQHDCEHGEDAWVNCQIPATYYPRLVAGNIWYEGRVEVWDGSRWERLCNENFYEDEASTVCKQIGFFDYEEIYYDDHFGIGNFPPSDVSFSCGSDDYELGNCFTYNVTFGDNCTTVAIRCKVSSTIAGIVIVCVLVAVLIGIGLVVAYRLSKEKRGRVRIQPIIAVISGADNPAGPPACQHN from the exons AATATGGTAGAGTTCGACTAGCTGACGGATCCGTGCCAACTGAAGGCAGAGTTGAGATTTTCTATAACAATGAATGGGGAACGATTTGTGACGATCATTGGCAACGAGAAGATGCTGAAGTTATCTGCAGGCAGTTAGGATATAGTGACGTGGATGAATTCTACGACCATTCTTACTTTGGTGAAGGATATGGTCCAATAATGCAACAAATGAATTGTGATGGAGATGAAGCTCACTGGCAGCAGTGCCCATATTTTGGGTGGAACACACCTTACTGTAGACACTATGAAGACGTGGGTGTAAGATGCCTTTCAG GTATTGAAGGGGTTGTCCGCCTGATAAATGGTTACTCTATTAATTCTGGAAGAGTGGAGGTTTATCACCTAGGAGAATGGGGCATTTGTGATGACTATTGGTCCTATGAAGATGCCGCCGTCATATGTCGCCAGCTGGGATATAGTGGTGTCGATACCTATTTCAATGGAGTACGGTTTGGTCAAGGATCTGGGCCAATACTGGGGAATATTAGTTGCAACGGAACAGAATGGTACTGGCAAGGTTGTTATTTCGATAATTGGGCAACTTCCAGCTGTAGCCACAGTCAGGATGCTGTACTCACGTGCTTTACTCTTG AATATCCTATCGAAGGCAGCTTAAGACTTGAGAATGGTTTCTCGGTATATTCTGGACGTATTGAAATCTATCACTATGGAGAATGGGGTACAGTCTGTGATGATGATTGGGAAGAGGACGACGCCCAGGTTGCTTGCAGACAACTTGGGTACCCTACTGTTGACAGCTATGGTGGTAGCGCCAACTATGGCGAGGGATCTGGTCCTATTATGTTGGACGACGTTAGATGTGATGGATCGGAATATATGCTTACCCAATGCAGACACAATGGTTGGTATCAGCATGATTGCGAACATGGAGAAGACGCATGGGTGAATTGTCAAATTCCAG cTACATATTACCCCCGCCTGGTAGCTGGCAATATTTGGTACGAAGGTAGGGTAGAAGTCTGGGATGGATCTCGGTGGGAGAGATTATGCAACGAAAACTTTTACGAAGATGAGGCGTCAACAGTTTGTAAACAGATTGGTTTTTTCGATTATGAAGAAATCTACTATGATGATCATTTTGGAATTGGCAACTTTCCACCTTCCGACGTAAGCTTCTCCTGTGGATCTGATGACTACGAGCTCGGAAACTGTTTCACATATAACGTTACATTTGGAGACAATTGTACAACTGTGGCTATTCGATGTAAAGTTAGCA GTACCATCGCTGGGATTGTGATAGTATGTGTATTAGTAGCAGTCTTAATCGGCATAGGTCTTGTCGTCGCCTATCGGTTATCTAAGGAGAAAAGAGGAAGAGTTCGTATTCAACCAATCATTGCTGTAATAAGCGGAGCTGATAATCCTGCTGGACCACCCGCATGCCAGCACAACTAG